One Trichomycterus rosablanca isolate fTriRos1 chromosome 23, fTriRos1.hap1, whole genome shotgun sequence genomic window carries:
- the zmp:0000000881 gene encoding ribosomal protein S6 kinase alpha-5 — protein sequence MDPPRTLAQGCFGKVYKMKFRDTWAAVKKVPDGHNTKEQLLREMRVYEKARHKNLVRLLEYPWLEGEKWIIPMEFIFGEDLETAIFNRPKSQIKLSPAVVATIISGMCEGLFHLHSKNIVHQDLKPDNIMIEHGTHRAVIIDMGLAKLFVNGLTSATNLGNEAYAAPEIWQGHVRDKRSDVWAMGKIIDEIFTRNRREPKYVNSCQVRQTLKDNPYSDDVSRMVKTNATERATMADVIGEIRQIEAQQVDGVPYTGTDKHRCTKGSGAVNPDAKQKTTPGAQTLIPAGANMFAPMSALFTLPSDVEMTQRRFENGQFMFKEIVTVNAFLIDKLHIPSVTTQFSGKRKDRVEAQKCQMDPPRTLARGCFGKVYKMKYRGTWAAVKKVPDGHITKEQLFREMQVYEKARHINLVRLLEYPWLEGENWVIPMEFILGEDLETAILHRSKSQIELSPAVVANIISGMCEGLFHLHSKNIVHQDLKPDNIMIEYGTHRAVIVDMGLAKFFVKGITPAENQGNKPYAAPEVFQRDNRDKRSDVWAMGKIIAEIFTGYRWDPNYVCSSQVRQVLKDNPYSDVVSRMVKTKATERATMAEVIGEIRQIGAQQGRRY from the exons ATGGACCCTCCAAGAACACTGGCACAAGGCTGTTTTGGGAAAGTGTACAAGATGAAATTCAGAGACACCTGGGCTGCAGTGAAGAAAGTGCCAGATGGACATAACACCAAGGAACAACTTCTCAGAGAGATGCGAGTCTATGA AAAAGCACGTCACAAAAATTTGGTTAGGCTTCTTGAGTATCCATGGCTGGAAGGAGAAAAATGGATCATTCCTATGGAGTTCATCTTTGGTGAAGATCTGGAGACAgccatatttaacagaccaaaATCTCAAATAAAG TTGAGCCCAGCAGTGGTGGCCACCATAATCAGTGGGATGTGTGAAGGTTTGTTCCATCTGCACAGCAAAAACATCGTCCACCAGGATCTCAAACCAGACAACATCATG atTGAACATGGAACACATCGTGCTGTGATCATTGACATGGGTCTTGCAAAATTATTTGTGAATGGCTTAACTTCTGCCACAAACCTGGGCAATGAGGCCTACGCTGCCCCTGAGATTTGGCAAGGGCATGTTCGAGACAAGCGCTCAGATGTGTGGGCCATGGGCAAAATCATTGATGAAATATTTACAAGGAACAGGCGTGAACCAAAATATGTAAATTCATGCCAAGTGAGGCAGACACTTAAAGACAATCCTTACAGTGATGATGTGTCCAGGATGGTGAAGACTAACGCCACAGAGAGAGCCACCATGGCTGATGTGATTGGTGAAATCCGGCAAATTGAGGCACAGCAGGTTGATGGGGTACCATATACAGGTACTGACAAACACAGGTGCACTAAAGGATCAGGGGCTGTTAATCCTGATGCAAAGCAAAAAACAACTCCAGGAGCTCAAACTTTAATCCCAGCTGGGGCAAATATGTTTGCTCCTATGTCTGCACTTTTTACCCTGCCTTCAGATGTAGAGATGACTCAACGTCGTTTTGAAAATGGACAGTTTATGTTCAAAGAAATCGTTACAGTGAATG CCTTTCTAATAGACAAATTGCACATACCGTCTGTGACAACTCAGTTCTCCGGAAAAAGGAAAGATAGGGTGGAGGCTCAAAAATGCCAG ATGGACCCTCCAAGAACACTGGCACGAGGCTGTTTTGGGAAAGTGTACAAGATGAAATACAGAGGCACCTGGGCTGCAGTGAAGAAAGTGCCAGATGGACACATCACCAAGGAACAACTTTTCAGAGAGATGCAAGTCTATGA AAAAGCACGTCACATCAATTTGGTTAGGCTTCTTGAGTATCCATGGCTGGAAGGAGAAAATTGGGTCATTCCTATGGAGTTCATCCTTGGTGAAGATCTGGAGACAGCCATATTGCACAGATCAAAATCTCAAATAGAG TTGAGCCCAGCAGTGGTGGCCAACATAATCAGTGGGATGTGTGAAGGTTTGTTCCATCTGCACAGCAAAAACATCGTCCACCAGGATCTCAAACCAGACAACATCATG ATTGAATATGGAACACATCGTGCTGTGATCGTTGACATGGGTCTTGCAAAGTTCTTCGTGAAGGGCATTACCCCTGCTGAAAACCAGGGCAATAAGCCCTATGCTGCCCCTGAGGTCTTTCAAAGAGATAATCGAGACAAGCGCTCAGATGTGTGGGCCATGGGCAAAATCATTGCTGAAATTTTTACAGGGTACAGGTGGGATCCAAATTATGTATGTTCATCCCAAGTGAGGCAGGTTCTTAAAGACAATCCCTACAGTGATGTTGTGTCGAGGATGGTGAAGACTAAAGCCACAGAGAGAGCCACCATGGCTGAGGTGATTGGCGAAATCCGGCAAATTGGGGCACAGCAAGGTAGACGTTATTGA
- the mex3a gene encoding RNA-binding protein MEX3B, translated as MPSLLVLSGIMEKNGGYGAELAASSFGTESLLVPPDEEEEESRALRVALGQLSLLGLGEGEEGAGVQERSNNNNHNHHGHANGVGVGGGGGGGGGTGESVILQSKSKLCALYESAAAAETKTRGCNITECVPVPSSEHVAEIVGRQGCKIKALRAKTNTYIKTPVRGEEPVFLITGRKEDVALARREIISAAEHFSMLRASRNKLGVSFNGSPPALLPGQTTIQVRVPYRVVGLVVGPKGSTIKRIQQQTCTYIVTPSRDRDPVFEITGSPGNAERAREEIEAHIASRTGSLHDHNNENDCLGAESGINGVSESRLQHAWGLQGGQRKPLTSSYRQNFSDAMLSSGSGSVGMGIYSKSDFPNPTNGEKTSSYFGSESSQSWGDPDFPKQVAYYVQQRSKSFGGLPLPLTRLSPGLPEPSGSSNAGSTSIGTAQARRAHSEPSSSRECMTCFESKVTAALVPCGHNLFCMECAIRICELNHPECPVCHTLVTQAIRIFS; from the exons ATGCCTAGCTTGTTGGTGCTGTCGGGGATCATGGAGAAAAACGGGGGCTACGGCGCGGAGCTGGCCGCCTCCAGCTTCGGTACCGAGAGCCTCCTGGTGCCGCCGgacgaggaggaagaggagTCGCGGGCGCTGCGGGTGGCGCTCGGCCAGCTCTCGTTGCTCGGGCTCGGGGAAGGCGAGGAGGGCGCCGGAGTTCAGGAGaggagcaacaacaacaatCACAACCACCACGGCCACGCCAACGGTGTCGGAGTaggaggtggtggtggtggtggtggtggaacAGGAGAAAGCGTGATCCTACAAAGCAAGAGCAAGTTGTGCGCTCTGTACGAGagcgctgctgctgctgagacCAAAACGCGTGGCTGCAACATCACCGAGTGCGTCCCTGTGCCCAGCTCCGAACATGTGGCTGAAATAGTGGGCAGGCAAG GTTGTAAAATCAAAGCCTTGCGGGCGAAGACCAACACCTACATCAAGACCCCAGTTCGAGGTGAAGAGCCCGTTTTTCTCATCACCGGCCGTAAGGAGGACGTGGCACTGGCTAGACGTGAGATTATCTCAGCAGCTGAGCACTTCTCTATGCTGCGGGCCTCCAGAAACAAGCTGGGTGTCTCGTTTAACGGATCTCCGCCTGCTCTGTTGCCCGGCCAAACCACCATCCAGGTGCGTGTGCCCTACCGTGTGGTGGGCCTGGTAGTGGGTCCAAAAGGCTCCACCATCAAACGCATCCAGCAGCAGACCTGCACGTATATTGTGACGCCGAGCCGCGACCGTGACCCCGTCTTCGAGATCACTGGTTCTCCGGGCAATGCTGAGCGAGCCCGTGAGGAGATTGAGGCACACATTGCCTCACGCACTGGCAGCCTGCACGACCACAACAATGAGAACGACTGCCTGGGTGCTGAGAGCGGCATCAATGGTGTGTCTGAGAGTCGCCTTCAGCATGCTTGGGGGCTTCAGGGGGGTCAGCGCAAACCGCTCACTAGCAGTTACCGCCAGAATTTCTCTGATGCCATGCTCAGCAGTGGAAGTGGAAGTGTTGGTATGGGGATTTACAGCAAGTCCGACTTCCCCAACCCCACCAACGGAGAAAAAACAAGCTCCTATTTCGGTTCTGAAAGCTCTCAGAGCTGGGGCGACCCAGATTTTCCCAAACAGGTAGCCTACTATGTCCAGCAACGCTCCAAGAGCTTCGGGGGCCTGCCTCTGCCCTTGACTAGATTGTCACCCGGTCTTCCTGAACCTTCTGGAAGCAGCAACGCAGGATCCACAAGTATCGGGACTGCCCAGGCACGTCGTGCCCACAGCGAGCCATCCTCTTCCAGGGAGTGCATGACCTGCTTTGAGAGCAAGGTAACGGCCGCACTGGTGCCCTGTGGCCACAACCTCTTCTGCATGGAGTGTGCCATCCGCATCTGCGAGCTGAACCATCCCGAATGTCCCGTCTGCCACACACTTGTCACCCAGGCCATCCGAATCTTCTCTTAA